Below is a genomic region from Gillisia sp. Hel_I_86.
ATTTCTACGCGTTGTAACTAAAGTTACATTCAAGCAATAAAAAATTAAACCACCCTGCACTAGAAGTGCAGGGATTTTTTACTATCAGGACTGAAAGTCCTTCTTTTTCTTACTCAAGTATAAAATCTGAATTATCATTACTATCCTTCCTTCTATGATGTTCTAAATATTCATTTACCATTTTGTCTGTTATATTCCCGCTGCTCCAAGCACCATAACCGCTCGACCAAAAATGATTGCCCCAATAACGCTTTTTTAGGACTGGAAACTCTTGCTGAAGTTTGCGGGAGGAACGACCTTTCAAACTTTTAACTATAGAGCTCACGTTTAGTTTTGGAGCATACTCTATATGCATATGAACGTGATCTGGACTAACAACACCTTTTAGTATCTCGATTTCCTGAGCTTCACAAACCTGTATTAAAAGTTCGCGACAACGAGCTTGGATATCCCCCTGTAGAACCTTGTATCTATATTTTATAGACCAAACAATATGACACGTCAGACGACTAACTGTATGTGAACCTTTTCTTATATTTGTACTCATAGATGCGAATGTATAGATTTTTTCGCATCACTAAAGTTCTGCAATGAAATTGCAGGGTTTGAACCCTAATCTGAGACCAATCAATCAAGAACCTCGGGGCAAGCCCACGAGGTATGCATTGGAAAATATTTTTAAAAATTCGAGGCAAGCCTCGGGGAATTAAACCCTCAATGAGGGATTAAATTTTGATTACACTTGATTATGCCACTAAACTATAATTTCTTTATCTTTAAACACAGGTTAAAGTTATGAATTTACTACATTTTATAGAACAATTTCCTGATGAAACCTCCTGTAAGGTTCATCTGCGAGATGTAAGGGAAAGGGATGGCCTAATATGTAAAAAGTGCAATGGCACGAAACATTATTGGCTTAAGGCAAAGTGGATGTGGCAGTGCAGCGACTGCCGCTTTAGGACAACTCTACGCAGCGGTACGATGATGGAGCATTCCAACCTACCGGTCCGGACATGGTACCTGGCCATGGCGTTTATGACCTATAGCAAGAAAGGGATATCTGCCACCGAACTCCAGCGCCAGCTTAACCACTCACGTTACACCACGATATGGTCCTTGATGCACAAGATAAGAACCGCCGTGGGCAAGCGCGACGACCTGTACAAACTGGAGGACATGGTAGAGTTCGACGAGGGCTATTTTGAAGTTGCCACCAAAGAAAAGGACAAGCAGCAACTAAAGAGGGGTCGCGGAAGCCAGAGACAATCCAATGTGGCTGTAATGGCAGAGTCCACACCTTTGGAAGATTTGCAAACGGGCAAAAAGTCAAGTCATTGCCGATACTTTAAGATGAAGGTATTGGACACGCACAGAGCAGAAGAGGTAAACACCACTATTGCCAATAGCTTTGATGAAATGTCGATCGTATTCAGCGATAAGAGCACATCCTACGTGGATATATCAGACTATGTTGAAATGCATGTGACCGAAAAATCGAGCAGGGAAACCACGGTCACAACCCTTAAATGGGTGCATATAGCAATTAGCAACGCAAAGCGCACCCTGTTAGGTATTTACCATAAAATAAAAGGTAAATATCTACAGAATTACCTCCATGAATTTTGCTATAAACTAAACAGAAGATATTTTGGTGAACGTTTATTTGACAGGCTGGTTTTAGCGGTAAGTTTTCAATACTGGTATAAAAGTGTGTAATCAATTAATTCATTATATTGACTTAGGCACTTAATTACTAATATTTTTTATAAGACATGGCGATGCGTTTACCATTCGTATCATAAGATTTTCGAATATTCCTTCCTTCATGAAGCTTCGGTTGAACCTATAGCAGTACTCATCCAAATAGTCCTGAAGGTCCCAGACGTGGTGGTGCATTCCCCTGAGCCATCCCTTGAGGTTCATTATAGCCCTATGGAGATCGGGGAAATTGGCTCCTTTCTTTCCCGACGGGATCTGCACTAGATTCTCGAAGACCTTGGCCAAGGGGCCATAACCTGACCATTGGTCAGTGGTCACATTGGCATCTACAGCGATATGATGCTTCATGAAATCACCCAACGATGCTGCATCGGCATGGGATATCTCTCGGGCGTAGAGCCTTGAAACGCCCTTTTTCTTTTTCTGAATACCAACTACCACGAGCTTTTTGCTCCCATTTTTTCTTCCACGCACCCCCTCTTCCTGTCCACCAAAGACTGTTTCGTCCACTTCGGCGGTTCCGGTTATGGGGTGGTCTCCAGAGCTTTTCATGGCCTTCATGACCTTGCGCTTGAAAGACCAGCAGGTCTTTTGCCTAAGCTCCAATTTTCGGCTGAGTTCGGTAGAGGTGATGCCCTTTTTGTTTGTGGCCACGAAATAGACTATGTAGAACGCCTTGACAAGATCGAACTTGACCATATGAAAAAGTGTGTTGGCAGTCGGGGACTCCGTATAATTGCAACTGGTGCACTGCCGCGAAGCAGCTGGCACGCCCTTACAGGATTTCCCATGCCCGCATTTACGGCATAAAAAACCGTTGCCCCATTTTAGCTCTGCCAAATAGGCGAGGCAGTCTCCTTTCGAGGAATACCGTTCCTGAAACTCGAAAAGAGATAGGCTTTTAAATCTTTGCTCCATAATTTCAACAGTTGTTTGCCCTAATATAATGACTTTATTACTAATAACAAAGTGCCTAAGTCAATAATTATATTATCTATAAACATAACATAATACCAAGACCAATAAATGATAATAATACTTTCATACTAGCCACGGTATTATATAAAGTTCATTATATTTTATCCAAATATTTTCGATTTTTATCCCCAGACTTTTTAAACTGTGTAGGTGTCATTCCTGTCATCTTTTTAAACTGATTGCTCAAATAGGCAACACTACTATAGTTAAGTTTAAAAGCTATCTCACTCAAGGTTAACTCATCATAAACAATGAGTTCTTTTATGTGCTCAATTTTTTGGTTAAACTGACAACCATTTTTTTATTCAAGAGAAATTGTAAAACCAACAAGTGCATTGTAGTTGGTTTTACGTTATTAGTCTCCAATATTTACTCTAAAACTACCATGTTGCTATAAATTTATAGTGTTTTAAGGAATATTCCGTATTAATTTGAAAGGCAATCTTCAATATTTGATATTTAAATGATGCCTTTACCAGGTTATTTGCTTTTTGCCTTTTGTTGTAATTATCTTTGGAAATATTAAAACTTCCTCTACTCGACGAACGTATAAACCTCATTTACAAATTCTGTAACCCTAAAATACCCAAAAGCATAATCATCGGGATTTTCTGGATTTATGTAATTACCTTTTAGCCGTGTTGGTACGGTTGCAAAGGGGTCTCCTGCATTATCGCCTTGCTCAATTAATGTATCCAAAAAATCATAATATTGTTCGGATATGCCAAACAGGTATATATCTACCATATCTCCGGGTAGTATCTCATCTGCTTGGTCGGCCTCGTTTTCTTCATAAAAAACAGACATTTCGTTGCCATTTGTAAATTCGTCAGATAAGACTACCCTTAGAGGCAGCAAATCATTACCTTCCAAAAATGTGGCATAATAAAAATTCATCTTATCTTCTGGATCATTAAAATAGATGGTTAGGTCTAGCTCTTCTTCGTCTGAACCACCTATACGGGATTGCTCTATTCTATCTATTTCAGGAACAGGTATTAGTGTTTCTTGAGCGGTATAGGCCTCATTATTATAAATCACCTCTAAGTTATAGGTGTTGTTGATTATTGGTTCAAAATCTGCGGTTGTATAACGACCATCCTGTTGGTCTTCGAAAATAAACACATCGCCGTTTGTAACGTTTGCAACCCTTACAGATGCGCCTGTTACAGGGCTTGGTGTTAGATCGTAAAATGGGGTGGATAGGCTTAATTTTATGGTTTGGTTATTTCCTAACGAGCCTTTTTCCCAACCTAGAGATGCTTCAATAACCAAACGTGGGGCTTCGGTTGGTACGCTTATATCTACCACATCTGTGCAGGAAAAAGCAATTAAACCAAGTAAAGCCATTTTTAGTGCGTGTTTTGATTTTAATATGTTTTTGCGTATTATTTCTATTAAAGTGTTCATTTTATTAAAATTTGAAGTTATAGGTTATTGAAGGGATAATACCAAATATGGAAGTCCTTGTTGCTTCGTTTGCTCCTGTATTATAATTTTGACCGAATGTTATAGAGGCGGCATTTCTTCTATTGTACATATTATAAATGCTAAAAACCCATTCGCCTTTCCATTGCTTATCTGGTTTGCGATTGGGTTTGTAGGTTGCCGAAACATCTATCCTATGGTAAGCAGGTAATCTATTGGCATTTCTATTGTTGTAGATCACAACAGAAGATCCGTCGTATTCAAATTGACCGGTTGGATACGTAACTGGGCGACCGGTTTGATAGACTGCATTTGCGCTAAATGTCCAATTATCTGTAAATTTATACATTCCTGTGATGGAAATATCGTGTGTGCGATCAAAAGGCGCATTATACCAATTGCCATTATTAATTCCCGGACCTCCTGCAATTCCACCAAAAGAGCGTTGCTCTGTTTTGGCCAAAGTATATGAAAACCAGCCCGTAAAGCGCCCTTTGTTTTTTCTAAACATCAATTCCAAACCATAGGCTCTTGCTTCGCCATTTAAAATTTCGGTTTCGATGGTGTTATTACCTATTAAATCTGCACCATCAATATAGTCAATTCGGTTGTCGGTAGTTTTATAATAGGTTTCTGCTTCAAAGGAATATGTATTGTCATTGAATTTTTTATAATACCCTAAAGCATATTGGTTAGACAGTTGCGGTTTTACATAAGTTCCGCTCGTTGTCCAAACGTCTAAAGGTGTTACTGATGCCGTATTAGATAGCAATTGCAGATATTGTGCTGTACGTGTGTAACTTCCCTTTATTGAAGAATGGTCAGATAATTTGTACGACAATCCTAAGCGTGGTTCTAAATTTCCGAATTGTTTAATGGTTTGGCCTCTAGAATATTCTGTTTCTCCAATAGCTTCACCACTTTGGTAGATGCCTAGTCCTTGGTTATAAACTACTGGCTGATTATTTGCATAATTTGTGATGGCCTGTCCGCCCAATCTGTTGAATGTGCTGTAGCGCAAACCATATCTTGCGGTAAGCTTATCCGTAATAGTATGTTCTACACTAGCATAAGCTCCTGCTTCAAAAGCCCTTTTTTGGTCTAATTTTAATGGGTTAATGGGTGAGGTGGGCGTAGATGGTGTGATTTCTCCAGGATTTAAACCGTATGAAATACCACTTAGCCCAAAGTCTATTTTCAATTTATCGCTTGCATAATAGCCAAAATCGTATTTTAGGTTGAAATTTTCTATATCTGATATCCAATCCAATTTAACAAAATCGAGTACTATTTGATAGTCGTATTTACTATATATAAGCGATAAGTTAGAGAATAGTTTATCGTTAAAAATATGGTTCCAGCGTAGGTTACCAGTGATGTTACCGTAGTTACTATCCAAAAGGCTTGATATATTAAAAACATCTCTACCGAAATAGCTTGATAAATATATTTTATTGTTTTCGTTAATTTCATAATTGGTTTTTAGGTTTAGATCGTAAAAACTAATTTTACTATTACCTAAATCGTCTGCAAGCCCCATAAAAAGCTGTGCATATGTTGTTCTCCCTGCCAAAAGAAAAGAGCCCTTCTTTTTAAACAAAGGGGCTTCTACGGCAAGCCTACTTGAAATTAACCCAATACCTCCATTAAGCTCTAGCCTTTTATTGTTACCGTCTTTTTGCCTTACATCTAAGACCGAAGCTGTTCTACCACCGAATTTAGCAGGAATATCACCTTTATATAGCTTTACATCTTTAATGGCATCATTATTAAAAACCGAAAAAAGTCCAAAAAAGT
It encodes:
- a CDS encoding IS1595 family transposase, encoding MNLLHFIEQFPDETSCKVHLRDVRERDGLICKKCNGTKHYWLKAKWMWQCSDCRFRTTLRSGTMMEHSNLPVRTWYLAMAFMTYSKKGISATELQRQLNHSRYTTIWSLMHKIRTAVGKRDDLYKLEDMVEFDEGYFEVATKEKDKQQLKRGRGSQRQSNVAVMAESTPLEDLQTGKKSSHCRYFKMKVLDTHRAEEVNTTIANSFDEMSIVFSDKSTSYVDISDYVEMHVTEKSSRETTVTTLKWVHIAISNAKRTLLGIYHKIKGKYLQNYLHEFCYKLNRRYFGERLFDRLVLAVSFQYWYKSV
- a CDS encoding IS1595 family transposase — its product is MEQRFKSLSLFEFQERYSSKGDCLAYLAELKWGNGFLCRKCGHGKSCKGVPAASRQCTSCNYTESPTANTLFHMVKFDLVKAFYIVYFVATNKKGITSTELSRKLELRQKTCWSFKRKVMKAMKSSGDHPITGTAEVDETVFGGQEEGVRGRKNGSKKLVVVGIQKKKKGVSRLYAREISHADAASLGDFMKHHIAVDANVTTDQWSGYGPLAKVFENLVQIPSGKKGANFPDLHRAIMNLKGWLRGMHHHVWDLQDYLDEYCYRFNRSFMKEGIFENLMIRMVNASPCLIKNISN
- a CDS encoding DUF4249 domain-containing protein, with product MNTLIEIIRKNILKSKHALKMALLGLIAFSCTDVVDISVPTEAPRLVIEASLGWEKGSLGNNQTIKLSLSTPFYDLTPSPVTGASVRVANVTNGDVFIFEDQQDGRYTTADFEPIINNTYNLEVIYNNEAYTAQETLIPVPEIDRIEQSRIGGSDEEELDLTIYFNDPEDKMNFYYATFLEGNDLLPLRVVLSDEFTNGNEMSVFYEENEADQADEILPGDMVDIYLFGISEQYYDFLDTLIEQGDNAGDPFATVPTRLKGNYINPENPDDYAFGYFRVTEFVNEVYTFVE
- a CDS encoding TonB-dependent receptor, which gives rise to MIFAQEEYTLRGTISDETNGETMFATTVYLKGTTIGTTTNEYGFYSITAPEGKYILVVSYLGYKEIQKEVFLNKDTKLNIEIKDDPSTLDEVVITAAENSGRLNIRKPQMGVVILKAETIKLAPAVLGEVDLIKTIQLLPGVSNNGEGSAGFNVRGGAVDQNLVLLDEAIIYNTSHFFGLFSVFNNDAIKDVKLYKGDIPAKFGGRTASVLDVRQKDGNNKRLELNGGIGLISSRLAVEAPLFKKKGSFLLAGRTTYAQLFMGLADDLGNSKISFYDLNLKTNYEINENNKIYLSSYFGRDVFNISSLLDSNYGNITGNLRWNHIFNDKLFSNLSLIYSKYDYQIVLDFVKLDWISDIENFNLKYDFGYYASDKLKIDFGLSGISYGLNPGEITPSTPTSPINPLKLDQKRAFEAGAYASVEHTITDKLTARYGLRYSTFNRLGGQAITNYANNQPVVYNQGLGIYQSGEAIGETEYSRGQTIKQFGNLEPRLGLSYKLSDHSSIKGSYTRTAQYLQLLSNTASVTPLDVWTTSGTYVKPQLSNQYALGYYKKFNDNTYSFEAETYYKTTDNRIDYIDGADLIGNNTIETEILNGEARAYGLELMFRKNKGRFTGWFSYTLAKTEQRSFGGIAGGPGINNGNWYNAPFDRTHDISITGMYKFTDNWTFSANAVYQTGRPVTYPTGQFEYDGSSVVIYNNRNANRLPAYHRIDVSATYKPNRKPDKQWKGEWVFSIYNMYNRRNAASITFGQNYNTGANEATRTSIFGIIPSITYNFKF
- the tnpA gene encoding IS200/IS605 family transposase, whose amino-acid sequence is MSTNIRKGSHTVSRLTCHIVWSIKYRYKVLQGDIQARCRELLIQVCEAQEIEILKGVVSPDHVHMHIEYAPKLNVSSIVKSLKGRSSRKLQQEFPVLKKRYWGNHFWSSGYGAWSSGNITDKMVNEYLEHHRRKDSNDNSDFILE